The following are from one region of the Methanorbis furvi genome:
- the iorA gene encoding indolepyruvate ferredoxin oxidoreductase subunit alpha, whose product MAEERKKQYLLGNAAIAHACLEAGVDFVSGYPGTPSSEVVDTLRGVKDPWYYLEWSVNEKVAFENAIGASWCGCRSIVTMKHVGLNVAADPLMTSAYTGVKGGFVVLSADDPFAHSSQNEQDSRMYAKFAQIPCLDPKDVQQAHDMMTAAWNISEKFSLPVLFRPTTRICHSKSDVALGEETPSPRKGEFVRDPKQYVVIPAHTRPLHAILTKKQAEVAKYLVEAGYNSATVRGERAVIAGGISAAYVEEILPEDISLITIGAYPIDADWLAEVVGKHTEVLVVEELMPVVEEAVRQVAGTVTVHGKLDGYLPHEGEFSTALVAKALLKAGYLKEDPFPPEKQPTAVAVRPPILCPGCLHRSVFYAMKKVFKDGVFPSDIGCYTLGLQMGAVDTTICMGASITVGSGIAHSCPETDVVSTIGDSTFLHTGVNGLINAVYNNTNQTVIILDNRITAMTGHQPNPNTGMTATGVESPKISLEELARACGVSFVESVDPYDLTDLLETLKAAKEKPGVKVIIAKQPCVIMNKRNGVKRSRYVVDAERCNKCGACIRYGCPALEIDENGAAVTTALCTGCGVCADICPAGAIHRGGARQ is encoded by the coding sequence ATGGCTGAAGAGAGAAAAAAACAATATCTTCTCGGAAACGCGGCAATTGCCCATGCATGCCTTGAAGCAGGAGTGGACTTTGTCTCGGGATATCCGGGAACGCCATCCTCCGAAGTGGTTGACACTCTCCGTGGAGTAAAGGATCCCTGGTATTATCTTGAGTGGTCGGTCAACGAAAAAGTTGCCTTTGAAAATGCGATCGGTGCAAGCTGGTGCGGATGCAGATCAATTGTGACCATGAAACATGTCGGCCTCAACGTCGCCGCAGACCCTCTGATGACCTCAGCCTATACCGGCGTGAAAGGCGGATTTGTTGTTCTGTCAGCAGATGATCCGTTCGCCCACAGTTCGCAGAACGAACAGGACTCCCGGATGTATGCAAAGTTTGCCCAGATTCCGTGTCTGGATCCAAAGGATGTTCAGCAGGCTCATGACATGATGACCGCTGCCTGGAACATTTCAGAGAAGTTTTCCCTGCCGGTGCTGTTTCGACCCACCACCAGAATCTGCCACTCAAAAAGTGACGTAGCTCTCGGCGAAGAAACTCCGTCACCACGCAAAGGCGAGTTTGTCCGCGACCCGAAACAGTACGTGGTGATTCCGGCACACACCCGCCCGCTTCATGCAATCCTCACCAAGAAGCAGGCCGAGGTTGCAAAATATCTTGTTGAGGCAGGCTACAACTCGGCGACCGTTCGCGGAGAACGTGCGGTGATTGCCGGAGGAATTTCTGCGGCATATGTTGAAGAGATTCTCCCCGAAGATATTTCATTAATCACGATCGGCGCATACCCGATCGATGCTGACTGGCTGGCTGAAGTTGTTGGAAAACACACCGAAGTTCTTGTCGTGGAAGAGCTGATGCCGGTTGTTGAGGAGGCGGTCCGGCAGGTTGCGGGAACGGTAACAGTTCACGGAAAACTCGACGGTTATCTGCCGCACGAAGGAGAGTTCTCAACAGCACTTGTTGCAAAAGCTCTTTTGAAGGCAGGCTACCTCAAAGAAGATCCGTTCCCGCCTGAGAAACAGCCGACCGCTGTCGCCGTCCGGCCGCCGATTCTCTGCCCCGGATGTCTGCACCGCTCGGTGTTTTACGCGATGAAGAAGGTGTTCAAAGACGGCGTGTTCCCAAGCGACATCGGCTGTTACACGCTCGGACTTCAGATGGGCGCGGTTGACACAACGATTTGTATGGGAGCATCGATCACGGTCGGATCAGGTATCGCCCACTCATGTCCGGAGACGGACGTGGTTTCCACAATCGGTGACTCCACTTTCCTGCACACCGGAGTGAACGGGTTGATCAATGCAGTGTATAATAACACAAACCAGACGGTCATCATTCTCGACAACCGGATCACGGCAATGACCGGGCACCAGCCAAACCCGAACACAGGGATGACGGCAACCGGCGTTGAGTCGCCGAAGATCTCACTCGAAGAGCTGGCACGTGCCTGCGGAGTTTCGTTTGTGGAGTCGGTTGACCCTTACGATCTGACGGATCTGCTGGAGACCCTGAAGGCTGCAAAGGAAAAACCGGGCGTGAAAGTTATTATCGCCAAGCAGCCGTGCGTGATCATGAACAAACGCAACGGCGTAAAACGCAGCAGATATGTGGTGGACGCTGAACGCTGTAATAAGTGCGGCGCATGCATCAGATACGGCTGTCCGGCTCTGGAGATCGATGAGAATGGTGCGGCAGTAACGACTGCATTATGTACCGGATGCGGCGTGTGTGCTGACATCTGTCCTGCAGGGGCGATTCACCGTGGAGGTGCGAGACAATGA
- a CDS encoding AEC family transporter has product MNQILILFLLIGVGFFCRRVGILTETSVSSLSKFLLHICIPAMIIYSMQIPFTNELLQNGELLMVSAIGYYAVSLVIAWFAPVILRAKHEEYGVFRFMLVFSNSMFMGFPVLSMIFGPQAIFYAAIFNIPFTILAYSLGIWLLTAHGGGHGRPVFQPKLLLNAAFISTFVGLALFLTSTTIPDPINGSLALLDSVTTPLSLVVTGGFLAQLDLSKIFGNVRQYFVAGVRLLILPALMFAIFSQFITNPLILGVIVVTAGMPAATNTVMLASEHRVHPDIAAQGVFITTLISVLTLPLLAMFLS; this is encoded by the coding sequence TTGAATCAGATATTAATCCTGTTCCTTCTGATCGGAGTCGGATTTTTCTGCAGGCGTGTCGGGATTTTAACGGAAACATCAGTCTCATCGCTTTCCAAATTTCTGCTGCATATCTGTATTCCGGCGATGATCATCTACTCGATGCAGATTCCGTTTACGAATGAGCTGCTGCAGAACGGCGAGCTGCTGATGGTTTCTGCGATCGGCTACTATGCGGTGTCACTCGTGATCGCCTGGTTTGCTCCGGTTATTCTTCGTGCGAAACATGAGGAGTATGGCGTGTTCCGGTTCATGCTGGTGTTTTCCAACTCGATGTTCATGGGATTTCCGGTCCTGTCGATGATCTTTGGTCCGCAGGCGATTTTTTACGCGGCAATATTTAACATTCCATTCACGATTCTTGCGTACTCGCTTGGCATCTGGCTTCTGACGGCACACGGCGGCGGACACGGCAGGCCGGTTTTTCAACCGAAGCTGCTTCTGAATGCTGCCTTCATCTCGACATTCGTCGGTCTTGCCCTGTTTCTGACGTCGACAACGATTCCTGATCCGATCAATGGATCTCTTGCTCTCCTTGACAGTGTGACCACTCCATTATCTCTGGTGGTTACCGGAGGTTTTCTTGCGCAGCTGGATCTCTCAAAGATCTTCGGTAATGTCAGGCAGTATTTTGTCGCGGGAGTTCGTCTGCTGATCCTTCCTGCTCTGATGTTTGCTATCTTTTCGCAGTTCATCACCAATCCTTTGATCCTTGGGGTGATTGTGGTGACCGCGGGAATGCCTGCTGCGACGAACACGGTGATGCTCGCATCCGAGCATCGTGTTCATCCTGATATTGCTGCTCAGGGTGTGTTCATCACTACACTGATTAGTGTGCTTACGCTGCCGCTGCTCGCGATGTTTCTGTCGTGA
- a CDS encoding F420-dependent methylenetetrahydromethanopterin dehydrogenase: MVVKVGVAKLGNIASGVMAELLLDERADREDMMTFMATSGTKLQKEDVDRVVTNLKAWQPDFAIVVSPNGLLEGPAGAREDLAAAGIPTIVITDDVTSKKEQFDALKASKFGYIIVKADAMIGARREFLDPVEMADYNGNLVKVLALTGAFRKLQMELDKVIDQVKAGKKGAELVLPKVVLNSDNSTKGEFTNPYAQAKARAAYEIAQSVAGVNVKGCFMTKEWTDYVPIVTSAHEMMRVAAALCDEAREIEKAGDSIIRKPHKKTGEIVSKVALISKPE; the protein is encoded by the coding sequence ATGGTAGTTAAGGTAGGAGTTGCAAAGCTCGGTAACATCGCATCCGGTGTTATGGCAGAGCTTCTGTTAGATGAGCGTGCAGACCGTGAAGACATGATGACCTTCATGGCAACCTCTGGAACGAAACTGCAGAAGGAAGATGTTGACCGTGTTGTCACCAACCTGAAAGCATGGCAGCCGGACTTTGCAATCGTCGTCTCCCCGAACGGACTCCTTGAGGGACCGGCCGGTGCACGTGAGGACCTTGCAGCAGCAGGTATCCCGACAATCGTCATCACTGATGATGTCACCTCCAAGAAGGAACAGTTCGACGCACTCAAGGCATCCAAGTTCGGATACATCATCGTCAAGGCAGACGCCATGATTGGTGCACGCCGTGAGTTCCTCGACCCAGTAGAGATGGCAGACTACAACGGCAACCTTGTCAAAGTCCTTGCACTGACCGGTGCATTCCGCAAGCTCCAGATGGAGCTCGACAAAGTCATCGACCAGGTTAAGGCAGGAAAGAAGGGCGCAGAGCTCGTTCTCCCGAAGGTTGTCCTGAACTCTGACAACTCCACCAAGGGCGAGTTTACCAACCCCTACGCACAGGCAAAGGCACGTGCAGCATACGAGATTGCACAGTCCGTTGCAGGCGTCAATGTTAAGGGTTGCTTCATGACCAAAGAGTGGACAGACTACGTCCCAATCGTCACCTCCGCACACGAAATGATGCGCGTTGCAGCAGCACTCTGTGATGAGGCACGCGAGATCGAGAAGGCAGGCGACAGCATCATCCGCAAGCCGCACAAGAAGACCGGTGAGATCGTTTCCAAGGTCGCACTGATCAGCAAGCCAGAGTAA
- a CDS encoding Tfx family DNA-binding protein encodes MKDTLLTDRQKEVIRYRKQGMTQQQIADRLGTSKANICTIEKSANENIRRAKETLEFLYTLDAADLCILAAGTDLMEAPHLIFQAAAPLNIKIRYDSISLINRISSYMPEKIKGRHVREDIRVYLNTDGDLYFG; translated from the coding sequence ATGAAGGATACTCTCCTTACCGATCGTCAGAAGGAAGTTATCAGATACCGCAAACAGGGTATGACCCAGCAGCAGATCGCCGATCGTCTCGGGACATCAAAAGCAAATATCTGTACTATAGAAAAATCTGCCAATGAAAACATCAGACGTGCAAAAGAAACCCTTGAGTTTTTGTACACTCTTGATGCTGCTGATCTCTGCATCCTTGCTGCCGGAACTGATCTTATGGAGGCCCCGCACCTGATCTTTCAGGCAGCTGCTCCTCTCAACATCAAAATTCGTTACGACAGCATTTCTCTCATCAACCGCATCAGCTCCTATATGCCTGAAAAGATCAAGGGCCGGCATGTACGCGAAGACATCCGGGTATACCTCAACACCGACGGCGATCTCTACTTCGGATAA
- a CDS encoding 50S ribosomal protein L3, with translation MRTVRPRAGSLAYYPRKRAKSIVPKYQSWPEYNGQPTLQGFAGYKAGMTHVIMIDDHKKSPTEGKEIMVPVTVIEIPAMKVAAIRVYVKDTYGKHPLTEVWSEDVAALSGRITKAKAHNAAAATEKINAAMADVVEVMVLMYTQPDTLTGVPKKIPDLMEIRVAGGSSQERFDYALSLLGTSIDMNTILSEGQFADITGITKGKGFQGAVKRFGICLRKRAHSRAKKTRHIGTLGPWHPHHVRWQVPMPGQMGFQQRTEFNKRVIKIGENPDEINPAGGFLHYGLVRNNYVLIKGSIPGPAKRLIRIRPATRMGEQTIQTPVVEFVSLQSKQG, from the coding sequence ATGAGAACTGTGAGACCGCGTGCAGGTTCACTCGCATACTATCCTCGCAAGAGGGCCAAGAGTATTGTACCAAAGTACCAATCCTGGCCAGAGTATAACGGGCAGCCCACGCTTCAGGGCTTCGCCGGCTACAAAGCAGGCATGACCCACGTCATCATGATTGACGATCACAAGAAGAGCCCGACCGAAGGCAAAGAGATTATGGTCCCGGTGACCGTAATTGAGATTCCGGCAATGAAAGTTGCTGCAATCCGCGTCTACGTCAAAGACACCTACGGCAAGCACCCGCTTACCGAAGTCTGGTCTGAAGATGTTGCGGCTCTCTCCGGCAGAATCACCAAAGCAAAGGCACACAACGCCGCAGCTGCAACCGAGAAGATCAACGCCGCAATGGCAGACGTCGTCGAAGTTATGGTTCTGATGTACACCCAGCCGGACACTCTCACCGGCGTTCCAAAGAAGATTCCGGACTTAATGGAAATCCGTGTCGCAGGCGGCAGCTCCCAGGAGCGCTTCGACTACGCACTCTCCCTTCTTGGAACCAGCATTGACATGAACACCATTCTCTCCGAAGGTCAGTTCGCTGACATCACCGGAATCACCAAAGGAAAGGGATTCCAGGGAGCAGTCAAGAGATTCGGTATCTGTCTCAGAAAGAGAGCTCACTCCAGAGCCAAGAAGACCAGACACATCGGTACTCTTGGTCCATGGCACCCTCACCACGTCCGCTGGCAGGTTCCAATGCCCGGTCAGATGGGTTTCCAGCAGCGTACCGAGTTCAACAAGAGAGTCATTAAGATCGGCGAGAACCCGGACGAGATCAACCCGGCAGGAGGATTCCTCCACTACGGCCTTGTCCGCAACAACTACGTTCTGATCAAAGGCTCCATCCCGGGCCCGGCAAAACGCCTGATTCGTATCCGCCCCGCAACCCGTATGGGCGAGCAGACTATCCAGACTCCGGTTGTAGAATTTGTGAGTCTCCAGAGCAAGCAGGGGTGA